ACAGGAttttctccagttcaaatgaactggataatattcagttagttataattgaggagtatttttgtcttttcatttttgagacaaaaatacccctccattAAAACTAACTAGATGTTacccaattcaaatgaaatagagagaatcctaattccgGTGGGACATCTAATTAGCACTAATCTGCATGTCATTAAGAGGAAAACACATACTAATTAAATTGTAAACATGCATTTACACAAACAATTAAGAATGCGCGTTTGCGCACAAAGACAGTAACATGTCCATGGACTTCGTGAGCTTGTCCTCTACAACTTGTGTCTCGATCAAACCGCGTGCATAACTAATACTCTACCACTCAGTCAATGTagaaatattcatttttttttttttttataagtacattgcaagaaaccaaacaacaaaacaacaaactaCAAGAGACAAACAGAGAGGGGAGGATCCTTCCAACTAGCTCGAGGAGAAGAAATATTTAAGTATGTAATTAGATAAGGTTGAATGTTTGAATTCAAcattagatttttcaattcgaaaATGCACCAACACAAACCTAAAAGTCAGCCCACTACCTCACCGCCTCACCCTTCTCAATAAAAAGCCTCTTATATTAATTTTCAAGGCCTAAACGTTGCCATTTTACGCACTACGCAATGGTTTCCTCTAGGTTAGTTTTCTTCCTCTCTGCCATTTTCATATTCACTGCTCAAGCAGTCGCGCAGCCTGCCATTTTCATATTCACTACTCAGTCAGTCGCGCAGCCAGCCTTACTTTATCAGTTATGTTCAAACGACAAGGGAAACTACACTGCTGACAGTACCTATGAGGCAAACCTCAATCgcctcctctcctctctctaCACCAACACAGAAATTGACTACGGGTTCTACAATTCCTCTTATGGCCAAAACTCTGACCAAGCATATGCAATTGGACTTTGTAGAGGAGATATTAACCCAGATGTTTGCCGTGGTTGCCTCAATAACGCTACGTCTCTTCTCAGGCAGCGCTGTCCCAATCAGAAGGAGGCAATTGTATGGTACGACTACTGTATGTTACGCTACTCAAACCGCTCCATTTTGGGCGTCGAGGAAACTAGTCCAAGTTTATATATGTGGAACGTGAACAACGTATCGGCCAATTACGTGAATCAATTTAACGATGATCTTAGCAGCTTGTTGGAAAGCCTAAGAAGTCAAGCTGTAGCAGGTGATTCTCTTCGTAAGTTTGCAACAGGAGATGGAACCGCACCAGAATCTATAACATTATACGGACTTGTGCAGTGCACACCTGATTTGtgttaaggaaccaatagagtctgttttatagttgttcttatcttttagtattatccttatagttgttcttatctcttctctttagtgttctagttgtatttgttttacttatttgtattgaattaggtctcctagtttgtatcaagtttgggtttgtcaaacttgattacaattgtaactctttgcctatatatacaatgagaacgaagctgagacttcattccgccaaaagcaattttctttgctttctttcatggtatcagagccttacgGTTCATACCCCTCTCAATAAGATCCTTGACCCTCTCAAATTTTTGGGCCTTCTTCAACGGAATCAGCTTCTTCTCCAGGCAAATTCGCAGCTCTTCTTGCTGCCCTCAGATCACCTTTTCTCTTGCCGCACCTGCTGTACTGCACCAACATTGCCGCACTGCACCAGATTGCCGCAcctactttctttcttcttgct
This window of the Corylus avellana chromosome ca5, CavTom2PMs-1.0 genome carries:
- the LOC132181576 gene encoding cysteine-rich repeat secretory protein 38-like, with product MVSSRLVFFLSAIFIFTAQAVAQPAIFIFTTQSVAQPALLYQLCSNDKGNYTADSTYEANLNRLLSSLYTNTEIDYGFYNSSYGQNSDQAYAIGLCRGDINPDVCRGCLNNATSLLRQRCPNQKEAIVWYDYCMLRYSNRSILGVEETSPSLYMWNVNNVSANYVNQFNDDLSSLLESLRSQAVAGDSLRKFATGDGTAPESITLYGLVQCTPDLC